GGGAAGATAATTCCCTCTCCTTCCATTTTTGTTAGAATACTTTTTAAAATATCAACTAATATGATATATCTTATTAATAATCAGTAAATTACATTGTGTTATTTTCGTAATAATATAGACTATTATGGCACGATAGTTGAAGTTAAAAGGAGAGGAAAAAATGAGAGGTGGTTTCGATATGGCACGTCAAGAAAATCCAAATCCGTACCTGAAACATAAAGTGATGACTGCTTCACCAGAAGAACTTGTTTCTTATGTTTATGACATCGCAATAAAAGCTTGTAAAGTAAAGAATAAAATAAAGGCATTAGAAGCTATGCAGGTACTAATAAATTCTTTAAACTTCGATGAAAAAGAGATGGCAATGACATTTTTCAACGTATATCGCTATATAAGCAAATTAATTCGTGAAAATCAATTTAACGAAGCAGAAATTTATTTAACTGATATAAAAAATACATGGGAAAAAGCCATGAAAATTAGTATATAAATTTCGAGGTAAATTATGGATATTACTTCCATATTTGACTCCAAATATAATATAGATTACCTCGTAGAAATATATATGGCACAGGAATCAAAGCCTAAAAAGGAGCTCGAAGAGCAAAAAGAAGCACTAAACCAGAAAAAAGAGGTTCTAAATAACTTAGACAGCAAAATGTCAGCTCTAAAAAGCATTGTTGATAGATTAACTGATCCTATTACAAACTACTTTGCACAAAAATCAGCCACAAGCAGTGATACTGAAAAATTCACGGTTTCTGCTGGTGCAAGCGCTACAGCCGGTACCCATTCAATAAGCGTGGAAAGACTTGCATCCTCAGATACCAGAGTTTCAAAACAGTTTACAGACACAGATACAAGCTTTACAGGATTTACAACCGATCAAACTTTTTACATTGAAGTAGCGCATCCTACAGATTCTGATCCAAATAATCGGGTTTCAATAGAAATTACAGTTTCAGCCAGTACATTTTCACAAAATGATGACGATGTGCTTGCTGACATCGCAGAAGCAATTAATTCTGCAATGAGTAATGCCGTTCTAAATGAAACAATTGATAATGATGAAGTAGTACACGCTTATGTTGTAAGTGAAGAATCAGGAAAGTCCAGGCTAGTATTAAGATCCGAAAACTCAGGATATACTTATAGAATGGATTTTACTGATAGCTCAGATAACCTACTGAATTTTCTTGAAGTTAACAGTGGTTCACAGTCAAGTGGTTCATCCGGAGGATGGATTACCTATGTTGGTACCAGTCCAACCGATAGTGAACTCAATTCAAAATTTAATATAGATGGTCTAACATTTTACAGAGATAGTAATCATGTAACAGATGTACTAAGCGGACTTACAATTGATTTACTTGATACATTTTCAACTGAGGAAACCATAACAGTCACTTCAGATACAGAGGCGGTAAAGGAAGAAGTTCAGGACTTCATAGATGCTTACAATGACCTATTAGATTTTCTGAAAGAGAATACTCAAATTAATCCTGATACTTACAATAGGGGACTACTTACAGATGAACTTACCTATAAGAACATAATATACGACTTAAGAAATTACATCATGAGCGAGGTAACTGGGGTAACCAACACTGACTATAACTATTTATTCAAAATAGGAATTGAACCTGATGAAGATGGAAAGCTTTCTATAGCTGATAGTGAGGAATTTGAAGAAGCACTCGAAGCTAATTATACCAATGTCTCTGACCTATTTAGAGCAACTGATGGAATAGCAACAAGAATAAAGGATTATATTGAAAGATTCGTTACAGTTGGCGGGACAATAGATAAAAGTATAAATAATTTAGAAAGTCAGATTTCAAGTGTAGAAGATAGAATCGATGCATGGGATGAAATATTAGCAAAAAGAGAACAGCAACTAAGAGACGAATTTGCAAAATTACAGGAAATGATGACTTCACTGACATATCAACTAAATTATTTTAGTAATTTCTTTAAAATATCATAACGCGAGAGGATAAACCATGGATGGTTTAGAACCTATTGAATACAGTTTCAAGGCCAGTGTAGTTATCAATTCAACTGATACTTCAAAAAATGAAACACAGGAAGTGACCACGCAGAAAGAAGAGCTAAAAAAACCTGATAAAGAAATAAGATCCGAGTCAAAAGAAATAAATACATCCAGAGTTGATATGGGAGAAATAGTCGCACAGTTAAATGAAGTCATTAAGGTCTTTAACACAAAAATCACATTTTCCTACGACCCAAGGATAGAAAGATCTGTTATTGTAGTTACAGACTCTACTACTGGAGAAGTTATAAGAAAAATTCCGCCAGAAGAAATGATACTACTTATTTCCAAACTTAGAGAGATAGCAGGTCTTTTGTATAATAAAAAAGTATCCTGAGTTTATATGAAAAAGGATAATAAAGACACGGATACTACCCTAAAAAGAGTAGAAGATATAGTATCGCAAATTTTAATTATAAGTGAAAACTCCTTATATCAGGAAAATTATGATCTGGATTTAATAAATAAAACCCTTGAAAAAAGAGGGAAATTATTTGAAGAGCTAATGCAATATGAAGACAAGGTTAAGTTTATCATAAATCTGCCGGAAGATAAGAATATAGAACAAAAAATAAATGATATAAAAAATAAAATAAAAAAAATAGAAGAAATCGATAAAGAAGTGATAAAATTTTTAAAGGAAAAGAAAGAAAAAACCATTAAAGAAATTTCAAAAATAACCGATATTAAAAGTAGAAGATATAATTCTTTGACATCTATAGGTATAAAACCTAAATTTTTTGATATTAAACAGAGGTAACTTTGAGTTACGTAAATAACATAAATCCTTTAAATAACTCATATCAGAAGATTGAAGAAAAAGAGGATATCAAGAAATCCAAGCCTGATTCTGAAAAGGTAAAAAATGATAGTACAGGACTGGAAAAAACAGGCAAGATTGCATCCGATAGAGCAGAAATATCCCAGGCCGCTAAAACCCTTTACGAATACAGTATAAAGAATAATAAATACAAAGAACTATTTCAGAAAAAAAATCTACTTGATCAGAACGAAATACAGAAAATAAAGGAAAAAATAGAAAGCAATTTTTATAACCAGGATAACGTATTGAACAAAGTTGCGGAATCGCTATTAGCACTGCCCACTTTCAGTAAAATAATTCAAAAACATTCACTCGATAAAGTGAATCAGAGGGAAAGGGAAGAAAAATTAGCCAAGACAAAAGAGAAGATAGAAAATAAGGAATATGAAAAAGACGAAGTTATAGACAAGCTGGCTGAAAAAATTATCCAGCAAATACGTAATTCTCAGATATAAAAAAAGGGGCATTTAAGCCCCCTATTCTATTAAAAATAAAAAGTAATTAATAAGTCACATAATATTAAGTTTGGATAGTATCGCTATAGCTCTATCTTTCTGCCCAATTTTTGCATATAATCCTGCGATCTTCTTGTAATACTCAACATTTTCTGGATTATACATTATAAGCTTCTCATACACCGTGATGGCTTCTTGAAACTTCTGTAATTTTATGTACAAAATTGCCATGTCTTCAAGATATTTTATATTTTTCTCAGATTTATATAATTTTTCTAAAATTTTTACTGCGAATGTATAATCTTTCGCTTTGACCGACATATTATAAATATATTTTAATCCTTTTGTATCATCGAATGAGCTAATATATACTGAAGAATATTTGTTAAATATATCATAATTTTCAGCATTAAAGCTACATGATAAAAGGGAAAACGTTATTTTCTCATCATCAATAACTCCATCAGCCGAAATCCTTTTCCCATATTTTTTTATATACTCGTTCGCTCTTAGTAAATTTTCTAGGTGCGTAATGCACTCTTGATGATTCCCAGATTCATGGGAAATTCTATAATAAAGGTAATTACCATATACCTGTTCAGGTATAGTTTCCAATGATTTTCTCACAAATATCTCTGCACTCTTATAGTCCTTAATATTAATTAAAGCCTCAGCCATACAATTATAAAGTGAACAGGTGAGAGGTTTATCAAAATTACAATACTTTAACGCTACTCTGTAATGCCTGACTGCCTTTTCATATTCCCCATTTAAACCATAAAACTGTCCAAGCGTATAATGTGCATAGGCATTTTTTGGATCCTTTTCTACATATTTTAATAATAGCTTTTTATTTCTTTCTCTTTTCTTTTCAGCTCTTTCGCCTTTGTATGAATATCCAAGATGAACAATCAGTACATTCGAATTCCTCAATTCACCTTTCATAGCAATAATACTTGGCGACACCTGTTCGTGAATTGGACCATAGAAGGATATCCCTCTATTATTATTAAAAAGCCTGTGGGCATCAGAAAAGTAAAAGCTGCCATCGGCTTTGAAATTTTTTATTGATACTTTATATGCAACCGGTATTTTTTCATACTTTAAAAGCTTTTTCAGCTCATTAATACTCCCCGGATCCAGTCTTTCATCGGCATCCATCCATAATATCCAGTCACCTTTAGCATATTTAATAGATTCATTTCTAGCTTTGGAAAAATCGTCAACCCATCTAAACCTGTATACCTCAGCTCCAAATTTCTTGCATATATCAATTGTCGTATCTGTCGAACCTGTATCAACAACTACAATCTGATCAACTATCCCAGCAACACTTCTCAAACAATCTTCAATTACATGCTCTTCATTTCTAACGATCATACAAAGCGATAACGTCTGTCTTCTATTCATGGCTATTTATTAATTTTTAGTTTGATAACATTCCCATTTACTTTTTCTGCTAAATCTATATATAGCCTGATTGCTTCATCTCTATCTCTAGAACTAATAGGTATATACCCAGGTGTACCTTCGGAACTAAAATATTTATGAAGAATAGAAAAAGCCCTTTCAAAATCTCCCGAATTGAGGTGAATTCTTGCAAGAGGATATGCAATTCTAAGATCAGCGTAATCTGAAATCCTAATAACATGGTTAGCATAGTTTATTAATTGTATATCATAAAGATTATTTTCACGGAAATAATCAAGAACTTGCCCGATAATTCCCATTAATGATATAGTTATTGTATTATTAGGTAGGTTTTTTTTCAGCATCGATATCGTTTCTGCCATTAGTTTATTATAATTCTCTGATTGCCTAAGACTTTTATAAGATAGAAGTAACTTATGTCTATAATGCCAATTATTTGGTTCCTTATTTAGAGCCTTCTTAAGTATAGCAATATTCCTTTCCATTTTTTTATCAATATCAAGAAACCCGTAATGCAACAAACTAATTTCTCTTATTTTATCGAAGGGATTAGTAATTCCTTTTTTATTTGCATATTCTCTTAGAGACTTTACTGGATGCTCATGAATAACACCCTCATACTTCAAGCCCGGTATATTTCTAAATACCAACAGACGATCTAGAATTTTATAGTCTCCGTTCGATAGGACAGATTTCTCAGAAACAAAAAATCCAATCTTATTTGTTCTACTTAAATAATCCTTAAGTTCAAAATCTTTCCCAAAAATTAGTTCATGGTCTGTATCTATCTGAAATATCCAGCTTCCCTTAGCATATTTTAAAGCTTCATTTCTCACTCTGGAAAAATCATCATTCCATTTATAAAAATAGACTTCTGCCCCTGATTTTTTAGCTATTCTCACTGAATCATCAACCGACCCAGTATCAATAACTACAATCTGATCCACCACATTTTTTATAGATGTTATACACCTACCAATAAATTCTGAGGAATCTCGAGCTATAATGCATGCTGTTAAAAATATATCTTTAATTTTCAAATTTCTTTAATATATTTTCAAAAAGCTCAATGTCAACATATTTCTGGAATTTTATATCAAAAAGTTCCAGATCAACTAAAATATACTTACCCCCATCATCTCGCACTGCTTTTTTCAAAATACCAGATTTCACCAATTCTGATATTACCTTTTCATATTTGGATATGTCCTCATTCAATATCTCAGAACACTTAGAATTCATATATTCCATTTCTATATCATTTGCTCTTGCCTGTTCTTTCAATATTTCGTTTATAAATTTTAAAAACTTGACTTCTTTTTCAGATTTTACTTCGAACTCCTCTATTATGCCTTTGGTAATATTCTTTAGATACCTTTCTTTACAAAACCTGGTAAATTTTAAAAACCTTTCCCAATCTTTTACAATGAAAGTTTTACCATCTTTATAATTAAACTCTGATTCTGCAAGGGGAGTAAAAATTAGTTTTGAAAGAATACCGCTAACTTGACTCGGTGGAATATCGAGTAGAAATGATATATCCTCAACTAATTTCTTCCATGACTGTTTATATATAATACCAGTAGTTTTTTCTTCCTTTTCAAGCATAAGACTGATTAAATATACGGTCTTTTTACCAATTTCAACACTATCAGTTACTCGTTGTTTTTTATCGGCAATACGCAATCTTTCTACCAGTACATTCATAAATACCCCTAACCAATTTGGGCTACCGGCGAGAATTTTATCAAACATTGCCCTTGTAATTTCTACACATTCAACATCTGTTATAGCTCTAACAGTTGCAGATCTCGGCCTGCCATCAATTAGAGACATTTCACCAAATATCTCGCCCGGTCCAAGTTTTGCAAGTCTAATCTCCCTCCTATCAACGGTATTATACACTTCCACCTGTCCTGACTTGATTATGAACATCGAATTCCCGGCATCCCCCTCCAGACATATAATTTCTCCTGGAGAAAACTTCTTTAAAGCCTTTTTCTCAATAAAACCAGCCACTTTATATTCTCCTTAATATTGTTTCGATGCTATTTATAACCTCGTCAAGTGAAATATCTCTCATGCACTTTTTACCGTAGGGACATGGTGGTTTTGGATGCAGTGACTTTTTATTATACTCCCTATAACATGGAGAACATTCATAGCCTTTCCAAATATTAATTGCAGAATTATATCCAAAACCTACAGGACTAGTACTGCCAAACAGTACAACTGCTGGCTTATTAAAAGCAGCCGCTACATGATTTGGAAAGCTATCCACGCCAACATGAAAATCACTAACATAAGTCATGCTTGCTGAAAGCCTAACACTCAAAATACCAACAAATGAAAGTACATTCTTTAACACAGGTTGTCCACTTGATCCCAACTGTATAAATAAAACCCTTCCTTTGAAATAATCAACAACTTTTTGCCATAAATCAATTTCCCATTCCTTGTATGGAGACCATCCTGCAGTAATATGTATTGTAGCCAGTTTTATATTTATTCTTCTAAATTTCTTTACCGCATTTTCTGCAAATGAAATCTCATGTTTATAAAGTCTCAAATCGCCACGTAATGAATCAACCTTTACATTAGCACATTCAGCAAACTCATATACAAGATGTTTCTCAAGCGGTTTATCGGGATAACCCTTCTTAAGAGGATACTCAAAGTAAACTTTCAAATCTGCATCTAATCCTACTGGAGAAATTTCATCAACATAAGGATTATTTAAAATGAGATTAGGCGTAACTGTTACATATCTAATATACGATCCTTTATACTTATTCTTTAATGCTCTAACAGCGGGGGTTGTCATTAATACGTCACCGATAGCACCCGCTCGATAACATTCAATTATCATTGACCTCTACCCTTTTCTTTAAAAGTCTCAACTCAATATCACGAAATACGTCATCCCAATTACCCTGCTTTTTCTGTCTAAAAATCCTCATCGTTGGATACCAGGGACTATCATCTCTATCTAACATCCATCTCCAATCAGGATATTTGGGTATCAGAAGCCATACACTTCTCCCCAGAGCGCCCGCAAGGTGTGCTACCGCTGTATCAACACTTATTACAAGATCCAGACTCATAATAATAAGAGCTGTATCATAAAAATCATCAATATACCCGTCAAGATTGATTATTTTATTGTCGGAAATCATACCTAATTGTTTAGCATATTCCCCCTTCTGAAGGCTATATAATTTAATTCCCTCCATTTCGGTAAATCTTAAAAAATAGCTTAGATCTATCGAACGATTTCTATCATCCTTATGTTTCGTATTACCACCCCACACAATACCAACATTTAAAAATTTTCTGTTAAAGCCTATTTCTCGCCTAACCCGATCGATATCTTTCAAAGGAATATCAATATAAGGTACGGAATCTGGAATAGACTGCTCATCACTTACAAAAATTCTACCAAGACTCATTATTGGAATATGAAAATCATAATCCTCATTATGATTAACATCCTTATCGTAAATGACATCAATTCCTCTAACGTGCTGAAATAACTTGATCAGCTTTCTTTGACAATTCAATATTATTCTCCCGTATTGTTTATTAATTAATTTTACAAATCTTATAAACTGTATAGCATCTCCATACCCTTGTTCCGTCCATATCATTAGTTTTTTATCTGCTAATGGTCTCCCATCCCATATTGGTTTTTTATATTTATACATAACACTTTTAAAAAATGGTAATTTTAATCTGCTTTCATATCCCTCCCATCCATTTTTAAAATTCCCATTTAATAAGTAAATCAGGCTCTTTCCAAGCACAGCCTCAGCAAAATCATTGCATAGCTTTATTGCTATATTATATTCTTTAATAGCTTCATCAAATCTCCCCTGACACTGTAAGATATTAGCAAGATTATTATGTAGCTTTGCGCTACCAGGAATCTCAGCAATACCTTCCCTTAATATAACTTCACCCTTCTCATTATCGCCCAGGTCTCGGTAAATCAAATAGAGACAATTATAAGCATCTTCAGATTTTTTATTAAAACTAATAAAATCTTTCAAAAGCTTTTCTGCCTCCCTATATCTTCTAAGATAATACAAAGTAAGTCCCGCCTTATAATACAAATCGTATCTTGTGGGATTAAGTTGCATTACTATACTATAAGCCTTTAGTGCCGAATCATATTTTCCAATATTAAAGAGAGCATCCCCGAGATGGATGTATGCTTCTTCCGATCGTGGATTTATAGATATTGCCTCCCTAAAACTTCCAACAGCATTAAGATAGTTTTTATTCTGAAGGTACTTCATACCTCTCTTCATATATTCATTGTACTCATTTATACCTTTTTTATCTTCAGTGCCTATATTTTTTATTTTGTTAAAACTCATTTAATTAGCTTTTTCAATTCGGTAAAAACATTATCAAAAACATTTTCCCAATTACCCAGTTTCTTCTGTCTAAAAATTCTCATTGTAGGATACCAGGGTGAATCTTCTCCATCCAGCAACCATCTCCAATCGGAATTATATGGTAGCAACAACCACACATTTTTACCAATCGCTCCCGCAAGGTGAGCCACCGCAGTATCAGCAGACACTACCAGATCCATGTTTTTTATAAAAATAGCTGTGTCATAGAAATCATTGATGTATTCATTCAAATCCACAATTTTACCATTTTCTCTCAATTTCAAGCAATCCGCTTCTGAAGGGTTTTTCTGGAGGCTAAAAAGCTGAACATTCGGAACATCAGTAAGACGAATAAAATAAGTAACATCAATGGATCTATTCAAATCATTTAGATGCTCTCTATTACCCGCCCAGACAAATCCAATTTTAAATTTATCCTTATATTTAGATAATATACTATTCCGTGCCAAATCATCTCTTTTAACAGACAGATAAGGAATACCCGTATATACATCCTGTAATTTTATATTCAAGACTCTTGGTAAGCTTAATAAGGGGATATAAAAATCAAAATCAGGTATTCTTTCTCCAGACTTAATCACAAGATCAGCTCCTTCACAGAAATCAATTATTTTTTTCAGGGCTGATGGAACTTCAAATATTAATTTTCCCACCTTTTTTCGTGCAATTTTTAAAAACCGACAAAATTGTATAGTATCTCCGAATCCCTGCTCAGCAAACACGAACAGCGTCTTATTTACAATATCTTCCCCATTCCATATAGGTTTTGAAAAATCTCTTTTTATTTTTTCAAACTCCTTGCGATACCATCGCCATTCATAATCCTGCCACCCTTTTTCGTATTCTCCTAATGTCAGATATATAAATCCACGATTACATCTGGCTTCAACAAAGTTTGGATTTAAACTCAATGCTTTCTCGGTAAAATAAAGAGACTTCCTTATATCACGGAGATTAAGATAGCATGAACCAAGGTTTGAATATGCTTCAACAAGATCTGGCTTTATTTCGATTGCTTTTTTAAAAAATTTAACTGCTTTGTCATATTGATATAAATATCCGTAAACTTTTCCAAGATTGTTAAGGGAAAAGGGGTTTTGCGGTTGCAACCTAACTGATTTAACAGCATAGTAAAGTGCATTACCTAAATCTCTCTTATTACAAAATATGGAACTCAAATTACTATAAGCTTCAGCAAAATCCGGATTCATTTCTATAGCCTTTAAGTAAAATTTCTCCGCCTCTCTAATTTTTCCGTGTAACTGGAAAATCAGCCCAATACTAAAATAAGCTTTAGCATGATCTGGATCAATTTCTATAACCCTTCTATAATTTTTTATAGCTTCTTCGTATTTCCCTCTCTTAAAGAAAATTCTTCCTAAATGATAATAAGCTTCACTATATCCATTATTCAGTTTTAGCACTTGCCTGAAGCAATCTTCTGCTCTCTCTAGGTCACCCGATTTGATATATTTCCGTCCTAGATTATAAAAATATATATAATCTGCTACGTTTGTCTCAACTGAACGCCGTTTATTGTCCATAAATATATAACTATGTATAAGTTTTGGAATTGTAGCTGTATATAAATGGTCTATAAATATCCAAGTTTTTTCATTGTATTTCCCAACACCTCTATCACAAAATCTTCATCTTCTGGAGCAAAATATTCTCTATACGTGCCATTCATTCCCTTCCCGGGATTAATTACATTTTGATATTTACTTGGTCTTTTTATTTCGGATAAATTCCAGCCTGTAATTTTCGCTATTCTTTTCATTTCCTCATCAAATTTATTATTCAAATCTTCATACCTGATTGTAATGACTTTATTTTTATTCTTCTCAGCATAATTTACCCATCCTAAAACGTTCGTCTGCCATCGGTGTAACATCGTTGGCTCCTGCTCCTTTTGATATCTCAATATAGCTCCTCTAGGTTGAGCCCTTATAAATTCACTCACTGTCCTTGTAGCAGGTCCTTCATCCCATCCCTTAGATCGATAATCATTTAATAATTTCCAGAAACTTACCATTACATCTCTCGGGTCTCTGTAAATATAGAAAACGTAGAATTGTTCAGTAAAATAATCCATTATATCTATTAAAAAATCAATTGGATGATGCGACTTCAAAATATTTAATACAGGCTGGTTATGTAGCCTTTTTAATACACTTAAAATTGAAACCGGAGCATATAGATTGAGACCCAGATTAAAATCGAGATCTATCCTTGGAGAAGCAATATAGCCAAAATTAATAGAAATCGAATTCATCAAAAAATGTGTGCCAGATCTTTCATGGCTAATAATAGCGACCTTTTTTGTCCCCGGTTTCCCAAGAGTCAGAGTAGCTTTAGGCACAATAAACTCACCTTGACTAATTCGATTGTAATTCTAATATCTCAATTGCTTTTACATTTGTTGGATCATATTCCAGAACCTTGCTCGCAAACTGCTTTGCTTCATCATATCTACCAACTTCCTGATATAATTCTGCCATTCTCAACAACGTCAGGACATCGTTCGGGTGGTTTTCAAGTATTTTTACAAATGCACGAACACCATCCTCATATTGTTCCAATTCCAGTAATACTTCCGCATAATTCCTCTGAGCATCCACAAAGTCAGGAGCCTTTGCGACAGCGGCTGCAAACAATGCCTTTGCTGATTCAAAGTCACCCAACTCGGCACTTATTATGCCAGATTGATTATATGCATATGCGTTATCCGGATTTAAGTCAATGCATTTTTTCAGCATTCTAATAGCATTAAGATTGTCGTCAACATTTCTATAACATAACGCAAGACCGAATAATGCTTCCTCATTTAATGGATCATAGCTTAAAACTTTTACAAAAATTTCCCTGGCATCCTGATATCGGGATTGTGTAAATAAGTCCACTGCCACATTAATCTGGTCTTCACTTAAATCCACTAGCCTTTTATCTCTCTCCATAAGCCATTCAAAATCTATATCCTGCCATTTCTTCTTAAATATTTCTTTATTCATTTCAATAGATTTTTCATAATTAATTTTGTTTGATTTAAATGTGGCACTCCCATAGTGATGCATAAACACATTCTCAGCAACAACAATTTTGAACCCTGCCTTTGATGCTCTCAAACAATAGTCATCATCCTCATAATTTCCACCAACAAAATTTTCGTCAAACCCACCTATAGCGTCATACAATCTCCTGTTTATCATCATTGCAAATCCTGCTATCCTCCTACGGGGTGTATATTTGTACTTCCTCGCTTCTGAAATACGCATAGCATATTCCTCAAAATCCTCAGGATTTTCATACTGGACATTCTCCACCATCTGAAGTCCACTAATCCAGTTTGTTAATGGACCAACCAATCCAATCGACTCATCGATTTCAAATGGTTTTATCATTTTTTCCAGCCATTCAGGCGGTACCAGAACATCATTATTAATAACCATCAAATACTTCCCGTTTGCAAAAGATAGCCCTTGATTAGCACCTTTTGAGAAACCAACGTTAGTATTATTCAATATTACCTTTACATGTGAATAATTATTGCTCAAATAATCAAGATACTCCCTTGTACCATCACTTGATCCATTATCAACAACAATAACTTCATAACTACCACTGGTATTTTTCAGAAGATACTTAAAAAACATTTTAGTATATTCGATGCCATTAAAAGTCAGTGTAATAACAGATACTTTTGGTGGAGCAGAAATATTAGTGTTCAACTTAATTACGTTTTCCATCTCTTCTTCCTTTTTTTTATAAATAGATAGCTCACCAAACTTTTTTGCATATAGCGAATAATTTTCTTTTAAAAAATTCTCAAAATTTTCAAATCCCTCTGTTAAGGCTGTAATAACTATATATTTTGGCTTATCATTGCTAAGCTGATTT
Above is a genomic segment from Candidatus Neomarinimicrobiota bacterium containing:
- the fliD gene encoding flagellar filament capping protein FliD, which encodes MDITSIFDSKYNIDYLVEIYMAQESKPKKELEEQKEALNQKKEVLNNLDSKMSALKSIVDRLTDPITNYFAQKSATSSDTEKFTVSAGASATAGTHSISVERLASSDTRVSKQFTDTDTSFTGFTTDQTFYIEVAHPTDSDPNNRVSIEITVSASTFSQNDDDVLADIAEAINSAMSNAVLNETIDNDEVVHAYVVSEESGKSRLVLRSENSGYTYRMDFTDSSDNLLNFLEVNSGSQSSGSSGGWITYVGTSPTDSELNSKFNIDGLTFYRDSNHVTDVLSGLTIDLLDTFSTEETITVTSDTEAVKEEVQDFIDAYNDLLDFLKENTQINPDTYNRGLLTDELTYKNIIYDLRNYIMSEVTGVTNTDYNYLFKIGIEPDEDGKLSIADSEEFEEALEANYTNVSDLFRATDGIATRIKDYIERFVTVGGTIDKSINNLESQISSVEDRIDAWDEILAKREQQLRDEFAKLQEMMTSLTYQLNYFSNFFKIS
- a CDS encoding glycosyltransferase family 9 protein; the encoded protein is MIIECYRAGAIGDVLMTTPAVRALKNKYKGSYIRYVTVTPNLILNNPYVDEISPVGLDADLKVYFEYPLKKGYPDKPLEKHLVYEFAECANVKVDSLRGDLRLYKHEISFAENAVKKFRRINIKLATIHITAGWSPYKEWEIDLWQKVVDYFKGRVLFIQLGSSGQPVLKNVLSFVGILSVRLSASMTYVSDFHVGVDSFPNHVAAAFNKPAVVLFGSTSPVGFGYNSAINIWKGYECSPCYREYNKKSLHPKPPCPYGKKCMRDISLDEVINSIETILRRI
- a CDS encoding flagellar protein FliS, with the protein product MRGGFDMARQENPNPYLKHKVMTASPEELVSYVYDIAIKACKVKNKIKALEAMQVLINSLNFDEKEMAMTFFNVYRYISKLIRENQFNEAEIYLTDIKNTWEKAMKISI
- a CDS encoding flagellar protein FlaG, with protein sequence MDGLEPIEYSFKASVVINSTDTSKNETQEVTTQKEELKKPDKEIRSESKEINTSRVDMGEIVAQLNEVIKVFNTKITFSYDPRIERSVIVVTDSTTGEVIRKIPPEEMILLISKLREIAGLLYNKKVS
- a CDS encoding glycosyltransferase; amino-acid sequence: MKIKDIFLTACIIARDSSEFIGRCITSIKNVVDQIVVIDTGSVDDSVRIAKKSGAEVYFYKWNDDFSRVRNEALKYAKGSWIFQIDTDHELIFGKDFELKDYLSRTNKIGFFVSEKSVLSNGDYKILDRLLVFRNIPGLKYEGVIHEHPVKSLREYANKKGITNPFDKIREISLLHYGFLDIDKKMERNIAILKKALNKEPNNWHYRHKLLLSYKSLRQSENYNKLMAETISMLKKNLPNNTITISLMGIIGQVLDYFRENNLYDIQLINYANHVIRISDYADLRIAYPLARIHLNSGDFERAFSILHKYFSSEGTPGYIPISSRDRDEAIRLYIDLAEKVNGNVIKLKINK
- a CDS encoding glycosyltransferase — protein: MNRRQTLSLCMIVRNEEHVIEDCLRSVAGIVDQIVVVDTGSTDTTIDICKKFGAEVYRFRWVDDFSKARNESIKYAKGDWILWMDADERLDPGSINELKKLLKYEKIPVAYKVSIKNFKADGSFYFSDAHRLFNNNRGISFYGPIHEQVSPSIIAMKGELRNSNVLIVHLGYSYKGERAEKKRERNKKLLLKYVEKDPKNAYAHYTLGQFYGLNGEYEKAVRHYRVALKYCNFDKPLTCSLYNCMAEALINIKDYKSAEIFVRKSLETIPEQVYGNYLYYRISHESGNHQECITHLENLLRANEYIKKYGKRISADGVIDDEKITFSLLSCSFNAENYDIFNKYSSVYISSFDDTKGLKYIYNMSVKAKDYTFAVKILEKLYKSEKNIKYLEDMAILYIKLQKFQEAITVYEKLIMYNPENVEYYKKIAGLYAKIGQKDRAIAILSKLNIM
- a CDS encoding cyclic nucleotide-binding domain-containing protein, producing the protein MAGFIEKKALKKFSPGEIICLEGDAGNSMFIIKSGQVEVYNTVDRREIRLAKLGPGEIFGEMSLIDGRPRSATVRAITDVECVEITRAMFDKILAGSPNWLGVFMNVLVERLRIADKKQRVTDSVEIGKKTVYLISLMLEKEEKTTGIIYKQSWKKLVEDISFLLDIPPSQVSGILSKLIFTPLAESEFNYKDGKTFIVKDWERFLKFTRFCKERYLKNITKGIIEEFEVKSEKEVKFLKFINEILKEQARANDIEMEYMNSKCSEILNEDISKYEKVISELVKSGILKKAVRDDGGKYILVDLELFDIKFQKYVDIELFENILKKFEN